One stretch of Paenibacillus sp. FSL R5-0341 DNA includes these proteins:
- a CDS encoding L-lactate dehydrogenase, giving the protein MLGKSGKVAVIGAGLVGSSCAYSMINQSICREIMMVDRTYDRAVAQALDFSHCMDFTHNRTKVYAGTYADCGNMDVIILTAGANPKPGQTRLDILEEAESIAKDIVVPIMNSGFNGIFVVAANPVDIVTYMVWKLSGLPREHVIGTGTSIDSSRLKTLLSEVFSIDPRSVHGYALGEHGESQFVAWSHVTIGGKPIMHIMDQHKERFKHLDLDDIARKTKDAGWEIFTRKGSTQFGIGNALAHITRSILNDEHKIIAVSAILDGEYEQHNVCVGVPAIIGGNGIQEIIELNLDATERQKFNNSCEILSGNINRLTLA; this is encoded by the coding sequence TCGGGGCGGGTCTTGTCGGTTCGAGTTGTGCGTATTCCATGATTAATCAATCGATATGCAGGGAAATTATGATGGTGGACCGGACGTATGACCGTGCTGTAGCACAGGCACTGGATTTTTCCCATTGCATGGACTTCACACATAATCGCACCAAAGTATATGCAGGAACGTATGCCGATTGCGGCAATATGGATGTCATTATCTTAACCGCCGGGGCGAATCCCAAGCCAGGACAGACACGGCTGGATATTTTGGAGGAAGCGGAGTCCATTGCCAAAGACATCGTGGTTCCCATCATGAACAGTGGATTTAACGGGATTTTTGTCGTCGCTGCCAATCCGGTTGACATAGTAACTTATATGGTATGGAAATTATCCGGCCTCCCGCGCGAACATGTCATCGGTACAGGCACGTCCATTGACTCTTCACGACTCAAAACGCTGCTGTCTGAAGTCTTCTCCATCGATCCACGCAGCGTGCATGGTTATGCTCTCGGGGAGCATGGAGAATCCCAGTTCGTGGCCTGGTCGCATGTGACCATCGGCGGTAAACCGATTATGCATATTATGGATCAGCACAAGGAGCGCTTCAAACATCTGGATCTGGACGATATCGCACGCAAAACGAAAGATGCCGGCTGGGAGATCTTCACTCGCAAAGGCTCTACCCAATTCGGGATCGGCAACGCCCTCGCGCACATCACCCGTTCCATCCTCAATGACGAACACAAAATCATCGCCGTATCAGCTATTCTGGACGGAGAGTATGAGCAACATAACGTCTGCGTCGGTGTTCCTGCAATTATCGGCGGAAATGGCATTCAGGAGATTATCGAATTGAATCTGGATGCAACAGAACGCCAGAAGTTCAATAACTCCTGTGAAATTCTATCAGGTAACATCAATCGTCTGACACTGGCATAA